From a single Candidatus Saccharibacteria bacterium genomic region:
- a CDS encoding cysteine--tRNA ligase: MMKLYNTLTRTIEVLNPLNSNEVTVYTCGPTVYGQPHIGNWVGYIYWDVLQRTLQAEGLTVKRVQNYTDVGHLVSDDDSGEDKMEKGARAEGITAWQVAEKYIDIVEHEGYEQLELIRPTLIRATSCIDEQIDFVKELEAKEFTYTIESEGVYFDSSKLKDYGKLARLDIKGLKQGARVEVAGKRNPTDFALWKFSPKDAKRDMEWDSPWGKGFPGWHLECSVIARENLGDQIDIHCGGVDHIAVHHTNEIAQTESVTGKQFAQIWVHNNHLKVDGGKMSKSLGNIYTLQDILDKGYSLDAFKLMILGKHYRTEGNFTWEILEAAQNRLNNWRAMADRIWQLPPQNDDDSNAAIIESLQNDLNSPEALSLIEQAFDLCEKESRAPSRELIELITNTLGIKLLGDDISPDQKALMGERQKARTSSDWSKSDKIRDSLKEQGVELNDTKEGTLWFRV, encoded by the coding sequence ATGATGAAGCTGTATAACACACTCACAAGAACCATCGAAGTACTAAACCCGCTCAATAGCAATGAAGTCACAGTGTATACCTGTGGGCCTACCGTATACGGCCAACCCCACATTGGCAATTGGGTTGGTTATATCTACTGGGACGTACTACAGCGCACACTGCAAGCTGAAGGCTTAACTGTTAAGAGAGTGCAAAACTACACCGATGTTGGACACCTTGTTAGTGATGATGACAGCGGTGAAGACAAGATGGAAAAAGGTGCTCGAGCCGAAGGTATTACGGCATGGCAAGTAGCAGAGAAGTATATCGACATCGTAGAACACGAGGGCTATGAGCAACTCGAACTGATAAGACCAACTCTCATCCGTGCAACCTCGTGCATAGACGAGCAGATAGATTTCGTCAAAGAACTTGAAGCAAAAGAGTTTACTTATACCATAGAGAGTGAAGGAGTCTACTTTGACTCCTCCAAGCTTAAAGACTATGGTAAGCTTGCGCGGCTCGATATCAAAGGGCTCAAGCAAGGCGCCAGAGTAGAGGTAGCCGGCAAGCGTAATCCAACAGACTTTGCGTTATGGAAATTTAGCCCAAAAGATGCCAAGCGTGACATGGAGTGGGACAGCCCATGGGGCAAAGGATTCCCAGGATGGCATCTTGAATGTTCTGTAATCGCTAGAGAGAACCTGGGTGACCAGATCGATATCCACTGTGGCGGGGTTGACCACATAGCCGTGCATCATACCAACGAAATCGCTCAGACAGAAAGCGTCACAGGCAAACAATTTGCGCAGATATGGGTACACAACAACCATCTCAAAGTAGATGGCGGCAAGATGTCCAAATCTCTTGGAAATATTTATACACTTCAAGACATTCTAGACAAAGGGTATAGTCTAGATGCTTTCAAACTCATGATTCTAGGAAAGCATTACCGAACAGAAGGCAATTTTACTTGGGAGATTCTAGAGGCCGCGCAGAACCGCCTAAATAACTGGCGGGCTATGGCTGATCGGATCTGGCAATTACCGCCTCAAAACGACGACGACAGCAACGCCGCTATTATTGAGTCACTGCAAAATGATCTAAACAGTCCTGAAGCTTTATCATTAATCGAACAAGCTTTTGATCTGTGCGAGAAAGAATCACGCGCTCCTAGTCGAGAACTAATTGAGTTGATCACAAACACACTAGGCATCAAACTACTTGGCGACGACATCAGCCCCGATCAAAAAGCCCTCATGGGGGAAAGGCAAAAAGCCCGCACATCTAGCGACTGGAGTAAGTCTGACAAAATAAGAGATAGTCTAAAAGAGCAGGGGGTTGAGCTAAATGACACCAAGGAAGGAACGCTGTGGTTTCGAGTATAG
- a CDS encoding alpha/beta fold hydrolase, with the protein MVSSIEEPRQIKTDEHTIKSGWLEVGHGHKVWYEQWGNKDASVPVLYFHGGPGGGYKPSHKYNLDPKKHQAIIFDQRGCGNSLPYGRTDHNRTEDLINDALMILDELGVKKVHIQGGSWGSTLALLFAIKHPEKCQDLVIRGVFTGTQSEINWIDKGLFINHYPEVWERFLGTVPAENRSKPAEYHYEILNGSDPENFQTSAKALSELEGPLLAFDWPGFNDIQLDNKPNDMPEEFDFVPYKIFAWYLSHSCFLSESYILKNASKINCPLFIIQGRYDMCCPPITAYKIHKLVKNSKLFMTLASHSNDPETRSVNQALIQTIY; encoded by the coding sequence GTGGTTTCGAGTATAGAAGAACCCCGTCAAATTAAGACAGACGAGCACACAATAAAGTCGGGCTGGTTAGAAGTCGGTCATGGCCATAAAGTGTGGTATGAGCAGTGGGGCAACAAAGATGCAAGCGTTCCAGTTCTCTATTTTCACGGAGGTCCCGGCGGCGGTTATAAGCCATCTCACAAATACAATCTAGACCCAAAGAAACACCAGGCTATCATCTTCGACCAACGAGGTTGTGGCAATTCGCTACCTTACGGCCGCACTGATCATAATCGTACCGAAGATCTAATTAATGATGCGCTTATGATACTCGACGAGTTGGGAGTAAAAAAAGTTCACATTCAAGGTGGCTCATGGGGTTCAACGCTAGCACTTCTTTTTGCCATAAAGCACCCAGAAAAGTGCCAGGACTTAGTTATCCGTGGAGTTTTTACGGGTACCCAATCCGAAATTAACTGGATAGATAAAGGCTTATTCATCAACCATTATCCAGAAGTCTGGGAGCGCTTTTTGGGAACCGTACCTGCTGAAAACCGAAGCAAGCCGGCGGAATATCATTATGAGATTTTAAATGGCAGCGACCCCGAAAACTTTCAGACTTCTGCAAAAGCTTTGTCTGAGCTTGAAGGTCCGCTACTAGCCTTCGATTGGCCGGGTTTCAATGACATACAGCTAGACAATAAACCAAATGATATGCCCGAAGAATTTGACTTTGTGCCTTACAAAATATTTGCCTGGTACCTAAGCCACTCATGTTTTTTGAGTGAGAGCTACATCTTAAAAAACGCCAGCAAAATAAACTGCCCGCTCTTCATAATACAAGGAAGATACGACATGTGCTGCCCGCCAATAACGGCATATAAGATTCACAAACTAGTAAAAAATAGTAAGCTGTTCATGACGCTTGCTTCTCATAGTAACGACCCCGAAACTAGGTCTGTAAACCAGGCACTAATTCAAACAATCTATTGA
- a CDS encoding AI-2E family transporter, translating into MKHYQETHVTISNKTLVRIVLFIIGTFFIFKFISQVVHPLTMIFVSAFLAMALNPFVNLVKKRLKIKKRGAATALAYLIVLLVLGAFFALVLPPFISQTVEFLRNVPGHIRGLEDQSGWAGDLVRRYHLGDQLNNYAKDFANNFNFTNVGTTAISFANRVLGNVISIITVLILTFMMLVEGPSVFKWFIAQFPKQRGERLAKLILRMYNVVRGYVTGQVIVALLGAFFSFIMLTIASTVIKADVNALALAALVFVFGLIPTIGSYINALVITLVSLFSSPTLAIIMLIYYVVYQQIENATIQPYVQSKTNELTPLTIFIAALLGLGFGGILGGLVAIPLAGCGKILLEDWLDDGEYNASSIVEKKDQ; encoded by the coding sequence ATGAAGCACTACCAAGAGACACATGTAACTATCTCGAACAAAACACTGGTACGGATTGTGCTGTTCATAATCGGCACATTCTTTATATTCAAGTTTATTAGTCAAGTAGTTCATCCGCTGACGATGATCTTTGTTTCGGCTTTTTTGGCCATGGCCTTGAATCCTTTTGTTAACCTAGTGAAAAAGCGCCTAAAAATTAAGAAACGTGGAGCTGCGACCGCCCTCGCCTACTTGATTGTGTTACTAGTTCTCGGGGCTTTCTTTGCACTAGTGTTGCCGCCATTTATTTCGCAGACGGTCGAATTCTTACGAAACGTACCAGGCCACATCCGTGGGCTAGAAGATCAAAGCGGCTGGGCTGGTGACCTGGTCAGGCGCTATCATCTTGGCGATCAGCTAAACAATTACGCCAAAGATTTCGCAAACAATTTCAACTTTACCAACGTTGGTACTACTGCTATTAGTTTCGCTAATCGGGTTTTAGGTAATGTTATATCCATAATTACAGTGTTGATTTTAACATTTATGATGTTAGTTGAAGGACCTTCTGTATTCAAATGGTTTATCGCGCAGTTCCCGAAACAGCGTGGTGAGCGCTTAGCAAAGCTCATTTTACGGATGTATAACGTTGTTCGGGGATATGTCACCGGCCAGGTTATTGTCGCGCTACTTGGTGCTTTCTTCTCGTTTATTATGCTGACGATCGCCAGCACAGTCATAAAGGCTGATGTTAATGCTCTGGCTTTGGCGGCGCTTGTATTTGTTTTTGGATTAATCCCTACGATTGGCAGTTACATCAACGCCCTAGTAATCACACTAGTTTCGCTGTTTAGCTCGCCGACGTTGGCCATAATTATGCTAATTTACTATGTAGTCTACCAGCAGATTGAAAACGCCACGATTCAGCCTTATGTACAGTCTAAAACGAACGAGCTAACACCCCTGACTATTTTTATTGCTGCGCTTTTAGGTCTTGGTTTTGGCGGCATCTTGGGCGGTTTGGTCGCAATACCGCTTGCTGGTTGTGGCAAAATTCTATTAGAAGATTGGCTAGATGACGGCGAGTATAACGCTTCATCGATAGTCGAAAAAAAAGATCAATAG
- a CDS encoding glycosyltransferase family 4 protein: MKKLKIGFVLDDRLDKPDGVQAYVTTVGGWMSKQGHEVHYLVGNSPGYSGDTRVHHLSKTKSVRFNKNRMSIPLPANKKAIKQLLGQIDFDVLHVQMPYSPYLAGRVIKSMKQKTVLVGTFHILPYSLKEKLGTRALSRLVGSTKKRFDRVFSVSSAAQTFARSHFGIKSIVIPNAVNLTNYKTPKPVQEERARIVYLGRLVERKGPAYLIAAYAKILDNDRSMAKKTELIIGGKGPDLQKLKKQADSIAKIHKDVKIQFLGFVSDAEKPSFLATAKIAAFPSTGGESFGIVLVEAMAAGASVVIGGNNDGYKTVLGDELPVVFNPKDTTQFAECLKTLLSDHELLKKLHNKQQKDVLQYDVSVIGKELIEQYSQLVQKRSLRHNKAR, translated from the coding sequence ATGAAAAAACTGAAAATTGGTTTTGTGCTAGACGATAGGCTTGACAAGCCAGATGGTGTCCAGGCCTATGTCACGACTGTTGGCGGTTGGATGAGCAAGCAAGGACACGAGGTTCATTATTTAGTCGGCAACAGTCCTGGCTATAGCGGTGATACCCGGGTGCACCACCTAAGTAAAACCAAAAGTGTACGATTCAATAAAAACCGCATGAGCATCCCCTTGCCCGCCAATAAAAAAGCCATCAAGCAGCTTCTAGGCCAAATAGATTTTGACGTTCTGCATGTGCAGATGCCTTACAGCCCATATTTGGCTGGTAGGGTCATAAAGAGCATGAAGCAAAAAACGGTGTTAGTTGGTACGTTCCATATTTTGCCGTATTCGCTAAAAGAAAAACTTGGTACCAGGGCTCTGAGCCGTTTGGTTGGCTCTACAAAAAAGCGTTTCGACCGCGTTTTTAGCGTCAGCAGTGCAGCGCAAACTTTTGCCCGCTCGCACTTTGGCATTAAGTCAATTGTCATCCCGAATGCTGTAAATCTAACAAATTACAAAACCCCAAAACCAGTTCAAGAGGAGCGTGCTAGAATCGTCTATTTAGGCAGATTAGTCGAGCGCAAAGGTCCGGCGTATCTCATAGCAGCTTACGCCAAGATTTTGGATAATGACCGAAGTATGGCCAAGAAGACAGAGTTAATAATTGGCGGCAAGGGCCCTGATCTTCAAAAATTAAAAAAACAAGCCGACTCAATTGCCAAAATCCACAAAGACGTCAAAATCCAATTTCTTGGGTTTGTATCTGACGCCGAAAAACCTAGTTTTCTCGCTACGGCCAAAATAGCCGCCTTCCCTTCTACTGGAGGTGAAAGCTTCGGCATTGTGCTCGTAGAAGCGATGGCTGCTGGCGCTAGTGTGGTAATTGGCGGCAATAATGACGGCTACAAAACTGTTTTAGGTGATGAGCTACCAGTTGTTTTTAATCCTAAGGATACTACGCAGTTTGCCGAGTGCCTTAAAACCCTACTTAGCGATCACGAGCTATTAAAAAAACTGCACAATAAACAGCAAAAAGATGTTCTTCAGTACGATGTGAGCGTGATCGGCAAAGAGCTAATAGAACAGTATTCTCAGCTTGTGCAAAAAAGATCATTAAGGCATAATAAAGCTAGATGA
- a CDS encoding glycosyltransferase family 4 protein — MKIAIVCPYNLEIHGGVQEHVMAEAIELRKRGHKVVVVTPKPRRRKTPADKGIYYIGQSARIPTPGSTSSDVSAAIDNSSIDEFYETFQPDLVHVHEPVVPFMARQVIAEATCPVVGTYHAARPENAMGRSLITSAMPYTRTITKQLTAITIVSRAAMMLLQDSMNSPQIIPNGVDLKTYKPLKVARDENNVLYVGRLEKRKGVYQLLDAFYVLRQINPKANLDIVGGGPLWKKLQARVIELGLSGAVTFHGFVSAAEKRRLMSKCGVFVSLALYGESFGIVLVEAMAMGAPTVAGNNEGYASVLSGRGQLSLVDPYDSVEVANRLNLLMQDKSLANLWRQWARQSVKQYDWPRVVDKYEALFNSLVR; from the coding sequence ATGAAGATAGCAATAGTTTGTCCTTATAACCTAGAGATTCACGGTGGGGTGCAGGAACATGTCATGGCGGAAGCTATAGAATTGCGCAAGCGGGGCCACAAGGTAGTGGTTGTTACACCTAAGCCGAGAAGACGAAAAACCCCAGCCGACAAAGGCATATACTACATTGGTCAGTCTGCGCGCATACCTACACCCGGCTCGACTAGCTCCGATGTTTCGGCCGCAATCGACAACAGTTCAATAGACGAATTCTATGAGACTTTCCAGCCTGATTTAGTTCACGTACATGAACCGGTTGTGCCTTTTATGGCGCGCCAAGTTATCGCCGAAGCCACCTGCCCCGTCGTTGGGACATACCACGCTGCGCGACCAGAGAACGCTATGGGTCGCTCGCTGATCACATCGGCAATGCCGTATACCAGAACAATAACTAAGCAGTTGACGGCGATTACGATTGTGTCCAGAGCAGCCATGATGCTACTCCAAGACAGTATGAATAGTCCGCAGATTATACCTAATGGTGTCGATCTAAAAACCTATAAGCCCCTCAAAGTGGCTCGCGACGAAAATAATGTTTTATATGTCGGGCGGCTAGAAAAACGTAAAGGTGTTTATCAGTTATTAGACGCTTTTTATGTACTACGGCAGATTAATCCAAAGGCTAACCTAGATATCGTTGGCGGCGGTCCCTTGTGGAAAAAACTTCAGGCCAGAGTTATCGAATTAGGCCTAAGTGGAGCTGTGACCTTTCATGGCTTTGTGAGTGCGGCCGAAAAGCGACGGCTAATGTCGAAGTGCGGTGTATTTGTGTCGTTAGCGTTATATGGTGAGAGCTTCGGCATAGTTCTAGTTGAGGCTATGGCAATGGGAGCGCCAACTGTCGCTGGTAACAATGAGGGTTATGCTTCGGTTCTGTCAGGCAGAGGACAATTGTCACTGGTGGATCCGTATGACAGTGTTGAGGTTGCCAATCGACTCAATCTACTAATGCAGGATAAGTCCCTTGCTAATTTGTGGCGGCAGTGGGCTAGACAATCAGTCAAGCAGTACGATTGGCCGCGAGTCGTCGACAAATATGAAGCGCTGTTTAATTCTTTGGTTAGATGA
- a CDS encoding alpha/beta hydrolase, which translates to MAKRIINKNPFIQPLEINGLTGRVLQIPAPKNKKREIMFIYGHHSSIERWYGVAEALNQYGRVTVPDLPGFGGMDSFYKIGMEPTIDNFADYLAAFVKLKYSRKKVTILGMSLGFVVVTRMLQRYPELVDRVNMLVSFAGFSHKDDFILSKRNMVFYRTMSSLLGRKYPAKFYKNVVLHPSLIRAAYSKAPNARQKFSGISELEKKRYLELEVELWRNNEARTYLNTAREFLNLDQLAPPVRAKVWHIAIDGDRYFDNKVVEQHLKIIYDDVKVAYAEADNHAPTILATKDEAMKFIPAILQREINKTPK; encoded by the coding sequence ATGGCAAAAAGAATAATCAACAAAAATCCGTTCATACAACCCCTTGAAATCAATGGCCTAACAGGCAGAGTGTTACAGATCCCTGCTCCAAAGAATAAAAAACGAGAAATAATGTTCATTTACGGTCATCATTCGTCAATCGAGCGGTGGTATGGCGTGGCAGAGGCACTAAACCAATACGGGAGAGTAACCGTACCAGATTTGCCGGGTTTCGGCGGGATGGATTCGTTTTATAAGATTGGCATGGAGCCGACAATTGATAACTTTGCCGACTATTTGGCGGCTTTCGTTAAACTCAAATATAGTCGCAAGAAAGTGACCATTCTTGGAATGTCCCTCGGCTTTGTGGTAGTTACAAGAATGCTCCAGCGCTATCCGGAGTTAGTAGATCGAGTGAATATGCTAGTTAGTTTCGCAGGATTTTCTCACAAAGATGATTTTATTTTGTCGAAGCGAAACATGGTTTTCTACAGAACAATGTCCAGTCTATTGGGTCGGAAATACCCAGCAAAGTTCTATAAGAATGTAGTACTTCATCCATCATTAATCCGAGCAGCATACAGTAAAGCTCCCAATGCCAGACAGAAGTTTAGCGGAATAAGTGAGTTGGAGAAGAAAAGGTATCTCGAACTAGAGGTAGAGCTTTGGCGTAATAATGAAGCCAGGACTTATTTAAACACGGCTCGCGAGTTTCTAAATTTAGACCAGCTTGCTCCTCCAGTTCGCGCAAAGGTGTGGCATATTGCAATCGACGGCGATAGATATTTTGATAATAAGGTGGTGGAGCAACATCTAAAAATTATTTATGATGATGTAAAGGTCGCTTACGCCGAAGCTGACAATCATGCCCCAACAATCCTAGCCACTAAAGATGAGGCTATGAAATTTATTCCTGCTATACTTCAAAGAGAAATCAATAAGACTCCAAAATGA
- a CDS encoding D-alanyl-D-alanine carboxypeptidase family protein — protein sequence MRIIEPIKTIDGKPKRNLRKIIIFVVGVMAILVSLWLIFAKKQAPTSSKTYSQPTAASSQAASAEPEQAKPKQLRKLTGAEIKTFLDSFSYPNVSEIQDLPLITGNIEADKKIRQLAEARGYRQRAIPNTSLVKVDNYSLQQKAITSWQALKAAAARDSISLQLNEGFRSIDDQRQLFMARFSAAGGTASSVAAGNQDALVDKLLEVTAIPGYSKHHTGFTVDIACGDSGDVFERTPCFAWLSKDNYVNAKLAGWLPSYPEGAPAQGPNPEPWEYVWVGPDSLYE from the coding sequence ATGCGGATTATTGAACCAATAAAGACAATTGACGGTAAACCAAAACGTAATTTGCGTAAGATAATAATTTTTGTGGTTGGAGTGATGGCGATCTTGGTTAGTTTGTGGCTAATATTTGCCAAAAAACAAGCACCAACCTCTTCGAAAACATACTCTCAACCAACAGCCGCAAGCTCACAGGCAGCATCTGCTGAACCAGAGCAGGCTAAACCAAAGCAGCTGCGTAAGCTCACCGGTGCAGAAATCAAAACTTTTCTGGACAGCTTTTCTTACCCGAATGTTAGTGAGATTCAAGATCTGCCGTTAATCACTGGCAATATTGAAGCTGACAAAAAAATTAGGCAGCTAGCTGAAGCTCGCGGTTATAGGCAACGCGCCATACCAAACACTTCTTTAGTCAAAGTAGATAATTACAGTTTGCAGCAAAAGGCTATAACTTCTTGGCAAGCACTCAAAGCTGCTGCGGCCCGGGACAGCATAAGTCTGCAGTTAAACGAGGGTTTTAGATCAATTGACGATCAAAGGCAGCTTTTTATGGCGCGATTTTCGGCAGCAGGCGGTACTGCCAGTAGCGTTGCCGCTGGCAATCAGGATGCACTTGTCGACAAACTCTTGGAGGTTACCGCGATACCTGGTTATTCCAAACATCATACTGGCTTCACGGTCGATATTGCCTGCGGAGACTCTGGAGACGTTTTTGAACGAACTCCCTGCTTTGCATGGCTCTCGAAAGATAATTACGTCAACGCCAAGCTAGCTGGCTGGTTGCCTAGCTACCCGGAAGGGGCACCCGCACAAGGTCCGAACCCTGAGCCTTGGGAATACGTTTGGGTCGGCCCCGATTCACTTTATGAGTAG
- the queA gene encoding tRNA preQ1(34) S-adenosylmethionine ribosyltransferase-isomerase QueA gives MNDLYNFILPKELIAQEPASPRDSARLLVYECSTGKIVDSVFRVLGKHLKTSTTIALNNSKVEHCRWLFDGGIEIFVLQKLDTNTITAMVRKGKKFQPGKDVQLTDWLTVSTVAIDENGLRTLRLSVPHDDRRLQKYEHVPMPPYIEQNDKLADEYQTVYAKPLGSKAAPTAGLHFTEELLTELSKSFPIEEITLHVGLGTFAPLTEKQLSTGKLHQEYFEISDRSLVAINAAKHITAVGTTTVRTLETIFGRSGQKTYGYTDILIRAGYDFRRVDAMITNFHLPSTSLLMLVAAFIADKKGLSEKQAAAELMRIYAHAIAKKYRFYSFGDAMLIV, from the coding sequence GTGAACGATCTGTACAATTTTATATTGCCCAAAGAGCTAATTGCTCAAGAACCAGCCAGCCCCAGGGACTCCGCTAGGCTGTTAGTATATGAGTGTAGCACCGGTAAAATCGTGGACTCGGTATTTAGGGTACTTGGGAAACATCTCAAAACCTCAACCACAATTGCACTAAATAATTCTAAAGTTGAGCATTGCCGGTGGCTTTTCGATGGGGGAATAGAAATTTTTGTTTTGCAGAAGCTAGACACAAACACGATTACAGCAATGGTTCGAAAAGGTAAAAAATTTCAACCCGGTAAAGATGTACAACTTACCGATTGGCTTACTGTCTCGACTGTGGCCATAGATGAAAACGGGCTAAGAACTTTGAGATTAAGCGTCCCACACGATGATAGACGCTTGCAAAAGTATGAGCATGTCCCGATGCCTCCATACATTGAGCAAAATGATAAATTAGCAGATGAATATCAGACAGTTTACGCTAAGCCCCTCGGTAGCAAAGCTGCGCCAACTGCCGGGCTTCACTTCACCGAAGAGTTACTTACCGAACTGTCCAAAAGTTTCCCTATTGAGGAGATTACACTTCACGTTGGTCTGGGTACTTTTGCGCCGTTGACAGAGAAGCAGCTTAGCACAGGCAAGCTACACCAAGAGTACTTTGAAATAAGTGATCGTAGCCTTGTAGCTATAAACGCCGCTAAACACATAACAGCTGTAGGCACCACAACGGTGAGAACACTCGAAACAATTTTTGGCCGTAGCGGTCAAAAAACCTACGGATACACCGACATTTTGATAAGAGCTGGTTATGATTTCAGAAGAGTTGATGCAATGATTACAAATTTTCACTTACCTTCAACTTCCCTGCTCATGTTGGTGGCGGCGTTTATAGCTGACAAAAAAGGCTTATCCGAAAAACAGGCTGCCGCAGAGCTAATGCGAATATATGCTCACGCTATTGCCAAAAAATACCGATTTTACTCATTCGGCGACGCTATGCTGATCGTATAA